A genomic region of Prosthecobacter algae contains the following coding sequences:
- the fabF gene encoding beta-ketoacyl-ACP synthase II has translation MTERRVVITGIGTVSPLGNNKDDFWKNLQAGKSGIRRIQSMDTTNYDCKIAGEVVDFDPTPYFNNHKEARRADRFFQLAMAASKMAVKDSGLNPDSLDPHRIGVMVGSGIGGLSTIETQYEILLNKGPNRVSPFLIPMMITNIATGMIATEFGFMGPNMCITTACATSNNNIGEAWRIIKFGDADAIVCGGSEASIRPCGLSGFANMKALSMRNDDPERASRPWDTGRDGFVMGEGAGVVVIEELEHAKKRGATIYAELAGYGVTADAYHLTAPHPEGLGASKCMEMAFRHAKMNPTDVQYVNAHATSTPVGDMCELRAIKRTFGEYAQKGLLVSGTKSMTGHLLGAAGGIELAACILAIRDQIVPPTINVENLDPEVDVDIVANTARAAKVNAALSNSFGFGGHNSALLVKKFEN, from the coding sequence ATGACCGAACGTCGCGTCGTTATCACTGGAATCGGAACTGTTTCTCCCCTGGGGAACAACAAGGACGATTTCTGGAAAAATCTCCAGGCTGGAAAGAGCGGCATTCGCCGCATCCAGAGCATGGACACCACCAACTATGATTGCAAAATCGCGGGTGAGGTGGTGGACTTCGATCCCACCCCTTACTTCAACAATCATAAGGAAGCCCGCCGTGCTGACCGCTTTTTCCAGCTCGCCATGGCCGCCTCCAAGATGGCCGTCAAGGACAGCGGTCTCAACCCCGACAGCCTGGACCCACACCGCATCGGTGTCATGGTCGGCAGCGGCATCGGTGGTCTGAGCACCATCGAAACGCAGTATGAGATCCTTTTGAACAAAGGCCCGAATCGCGTCTCCCCGTTTCTCATCCCGATGATGATCACGAACATCGCCACCGGCATGATCGCGACTGAGTTTGGTTTCATGGGGCCGAACATGTGCATCACCACCGCCTGCGCCACCTCCAACAACAACATTGGCGAAGCCTGGCGCATCATCAAATTCGGCGATGCCGATGCCATCGTTTGCGGTGGTTCTGAGGCCTCCATCCGTCCCTGCGGCTTGTCTGGCTTTGCCAACATGAAGGCCCTGTCCATGCGCAATGACGACCCTGAGCGCGCCTCCCGTCCGTGGGATACCGGCCGCGATGGTTTTGTCATGGGTGAAGGTGCCGGCGTGGTCGTCATTGAAGAACTGGAGCACGCCAAAAAACGCGGTGCCACCATCTATGCTGAGCTCGCCGGTTACGGCGTCACGGCGGATGCCTACCACCTCACCGCCCCGCATCCCGAAGGTCTCGGTGCCTCCAAGTGCATGGAGATGGCCTTCCGCCATGCGAAGATGAACCCGACCGATGTGCAGTATGTGAATGCGCATGCCACCTCCACCCCGGTGGGTGACATGTGCGAACTGCGGGCCATCAAGCGCACCTTCGGCGAATACGCTCAGAAGGGCCTCCTCGTCTCCGGCACGAAGTCCATGACAGGTCACTTGTTAGGCGCTGCGGGCGGCATCGAACTCGCCGCCTGTATCCTGGCCATCCGTGACCAGATCGTCCCTCCGACCATCAACGTGGAAAACCTGGACCCTGAAGTGGACGTGGATATCGTGGCCAACACAGCCCGTGCTGCCAAGGTGAATGCCGCGCTGAGCAACAGCTTCGGTTTCGGCGGTCACAACTCCGCCCTGCTGGTGAAGAAATTCGAAAACTGA
- a CDS encoding fused MFS/spermidine synthase, which translates to MSKAPTPASSSPQGNTDRLRPTRLFLGAACFFSGASMMVIEISAARLLSPLFGNSVYTWTALIGVILIAFSVGGYMGGRLADKRAGLDVLGWLLAGVAVLTFFIPALSTWFGPAFAKGGLIDGPVMFSLFLLAVPGALLGAISPAAVRLYSLTSQDSHIGGAAGTISMLGSLGSFVGTFLSGFFLLGNFGVRSIFVGTAVLLLALALVAFFLTGKGSAQSAKVLVAGVIAALIGSLSTPTPAQGVIYEHESFYHRIQVTEEGVSPHRRRLLKLDSTHEGGMNPDTGDLILAYQHYWRLAMLQERPIQSALFIGAGAFGMPEEVSRTFPEATVDVAELDPAVIETGRQFFKLDEYPRVKASAGDARHYLRTSGDKKWDLIFGDAYNGMQAIPAHLTTKEFFQLISDHLTPEGVYTMNVISAVQGEKSELLAGMLATLKEVFPHLQVFAVQGNRTTSQNVIVLASHHDLSKLILDQHFPDNTWQARILRTHVPAQYLPTDGQVFTDDFNPVDAIIARGLIR; encoded by the coding sequence ATGTCCAAAGCCCCCACGCCCGCCTCATCCTCCCCGCAGGGAAACACCGACCGCCTTCGTCCCACCCGGCTTTTCTTGGGCGCTGCCTGCTTCTTTTCTGGAGCTTCCATGATGGTCATCGAAATCAGCGCCGCACGGCTGCTTTCACCGCTGTTCGGCAACAGCGTCTATACCTGGACGGCCCTCATCGGCGTCATCCTCATCGCTTTCAGTGTCGGCGGTTACATGGGTGGGCGACTGGCAGATAAACGGGCAGGGCTGGATGTCCTGGGCTGGCTGCTGGCAGGCGTGGCCGTACTGACTTTTTTCATCCCGGCGCTCAGCACCTGGTTCGGCCCAGCTTTTGCCAAAGGCGGCCTCATTGATGGCCCCGTTATGTTTTCACTTTTCCTCCTGGCCGTGCCGGGGGCCCTGCTCGGTGCCATTTCACCCGCTGCAGTGCGTCTTTACAGCCTCACGTCTCAGGACAGCCACATCGGCGGGGCCGCAGGCACCATCAGCATGCTCGGTTCGCTGGGTAGCTTTGTCGGCACCTTCCTCTCGGGCTTTTTCCTGCTCGGGAATTTCGGTGTACGCAGCATCTTCGTCGGCACCGCCGTGCTGTTGCTGGCCCTGGCTCTAGTGGCCTTCTTTCTCACCGGAAAAGGCAGCGCGCAATCGGCCAAGGTTCTAGTCGCAGGAGTCATCGCCGCCCTCATTGGCTCGCTCTCCACCCCCACACCGGCCCAAGGAGTCATTTACGAGCACGAATCCTTTTACCACCGCATCCAGGTGACGGAGGAAGGCGTGAGCCCGCACCGCCGCCGCTTGCTGAAGCTGGACTCCACCCACGAAGGCGGCATGAACCCGGACACAGGAGATCTCATCCTGGCCTACCAGCACTACTGGCGGCTGGCCATGTTACAAGAACGGCCCATCCAGAGTGCCCTCTTCATCGGTGCTGGTGCCTTTGGCATGCCGGAGGAAGTCTCGCGCACCTTCCCCGAAGCCACGGTGGATGTGGCCGAACTGGACCCTGCCGTGATCGAAACCGGCCGCCAGTTTTTCAAGCTGGATGAATACCCACGCGTCAAAGCCTCGGCAGGTGATGCCCGCCATTACCTGCGCACCAGCGGCGATAAAAAATGGGACCTCATCTTTGGCGATGCTTACAATGGCATGCAGGCCATCCCTGCCCACCTCACCACCAAGGAATTTTTCCAGCTCATCTCAGATCACCTCACCCCGGAAGGCGTTTACACCATGAACGTCATCTCCGCTGTGCAGGGGGAGAAATCGGAGCTCCTCGCTGGCATGCTGGCCACCCTGAAAGAAGTGTTCCCCCACCTCCAAGTCTTCGCCGTTCAAGGCAATCGTACCACCTCCCAGAACGTCATCGTCCTGGCCTCTCATCACGACCTTTCCAAGCTGATCCTGGACCAACACTTCCCCGACAACACCTGGCAGGCCCGCATCCTGCGCACCCACGTTCCGGCCCAGTATCTTCCCACCGATGGCCAAGTCTTCACTGACGACTTCAATCCGGTGGATGCCATCATCGCCCGCGGCCTGATCCGGTAA
- a CDS encoding bifunctional serine/threonine-protein kinase/formylglycine-generating enzyme family protein: MSRPGSVPFPPPGPSGDEEASPADSQAGIQLPAPPRGPRGPRDKDGPPSHRDDILIPDYTLIKRIGSGAYGEVWLAQSVTGAYRAVKIVWREDFELTRTFHREFLGIQQFEPISRGHPCMVHILHVGWNEDRGFYYCVMELADDAEEGPNFESVHTYVPRTLGTDMKRHGRLDLIFCRDAGVYLADALYYMHNRGLTHRDIKPSNIIFCGGVCKLADIGLVAGFGERTFVGTEGFVPPEGPGTAQADIYSLGKVLYEMSSGKDRMEFPEVPINLGDDEWPFWLDLNRVICKACAPDLKERFQTAGEFAEALQRVGEKRPETFFRRFSRAAVFTLVGSALTGAGITAAKYQKEWAYELPLPIKAAPPLPQPPQKGRPWQNIHRQWFTFSKDRHIADLPVEVTLFLEFQNATQRPAEFGVVQFVTPDKKTLNCVMIQDADADAFCDWMTTRDRQSGRLDIEHEYAWRVANIPPQKGTTTRSDWHAVRTEIVRVPYGRISLDSTPRGAEVFDGEQSVGRTPLQLARVRADKFDYEIRLPGYKSEFARGNLKEGQAMSFNLRLKATGSVVFGKAWENSLDIKMVPMGRAMLATIETRRKDFAEFARSANLPPVEGRVLDTDPNLPVTHITRAEAEQFCRWLTDRERGKGLLEPDQEYRLPTDDEWSMAAYLPREVGATPADRSNRIEGIYPWGFTAAPTTKVANLFDKSADPTGKKSVLGYDDGSAALAPVASLRADSRGLFDLSGNVWEWVSDPWDAASPEGVARGAAFTTSERQQLLASYRRKVSPAAREADVGFRILLSGSGLSARDDE, from the coding sequence ATGTCTCGACCAGGCTCTGTCCCCTTCCCCCCACCGGGTCCCTCCGGTGATGAGGAAGCGTCCCCTGCGGACTCGCAGGCAGGCATTCAGCTCCCCGCCCCTCCGCGTGGCCCCCGAGGTCCCCGGGACAAGGACGGCCCGCCCTCCCACCGGGATGACATCCTCATTCCCGACTACACGCTGATCAAACGCATCGGCTCCGGGGCCTATGGCGAAGTCTGGCTGGCGCAAAGTGTCACCGGGGCCTATCGCGCCGTGAAGATCGTCTGGCGTGAGGACTTCGAACTCACCCGCACCTTTCATCGCGAGTTCCTGGGCATCCAGCAGTTCGAGCCCATCTCCCGTGGCCATCCCTGCATGGTCCACATCCTGCACGTCGGCTGGAATGAAGACCGCGGCTTTTACTACTGCGTGATGGAGCTGGCGGACGACGCAGAAGAAGGCCCGAACTTCGAAAGCGTACACACCTACGTCCCCCGCACGCTGGGCACCGACATGAAGAGACATGGCCGACTGGACCTGATCTTCTGCCGGGATGCCGGAGTCTATCTGGCCGATGCGCTCTACTACATGCACAACCGCGGCCTGACCCACCGCGACATCAAGCCCTCCAACATCATTTTCTGCGGCGGCGTCTGCAAGCTGGCCGACATCGGCCTCGTGGCCGGGTTTGGTGAGCGCACCTTCGTCGGCACGGAGGGCTTTGTCCCGCCTGAGGGTCCAGGCACAGCCCAGGCCGATATCTACAGCCTCGGCAAAGTGCTCTATGAGATGAGCAGCGGGAAAGACCGCATGGAATTCCCGGAGGTCCCAATCAATCTCGGCGACGACGAGTGGCCCTTCTGGCTGGACCTAAACCGAGTCATCTGCAAAGCCTGCGCCCCAGATCTGAAGGAGCGCTTTCAAACGGCAGGCGAATTTGCCGAAGCCCTGCAAAGGGTAGGTGAGAAACGGCCTGAAACCTTTTTCCGCCGCTTCAGCAGGGCCGCCGTTTTCACCCTGGTGGGCTCTGCCCTCACAGGGGCTGGAATCACGGCGGCCAAATACCAAAAAGAATGGGCCTACGAGCTGCCACTGCCGATCAAGGCCGCCCCACCGCTGCCCCAGCCGCCGCAGAAAGGCCGCCCCTGGCAGAACATCCATCGCCAGTGGTTCACCTTCAGCAAGGACCGCCATATTGCCGACCTGCCCGTGGAGGTCACCCTTTTCCTCGAGTTCCAGAATGCCACCCAGCGCCCTGCCGAATTCGGCGTGGTGCAGTTTGTCACTCCAGACAAAAAGACACTGAACTGTGTCATGATTCAGGATGCGGATGCCGATGCCTTTTGTGACTGGATGACCACGCGCGACCGCCAGAGCGGCCGCCTGGACATTGAGCACGAATACGCCTGGCGCGTGGCCAACATCCCGCCGCAGAAAGGCACCACCACCCGCTCCGACTGGCATGCCGTCCGCACGGAAATCGTGCGAGTGCCGTATGGCCGCATCAGCCTGGACAGCACACCCCGTGGAGCCGAAGTATTTGATGGTGAACAATCCGTGGGCCGCACCCCGCTGCAACTGGCACGGGTCCGGGCAGACAAGTTCGATTACGAAATCCGGCTCCCGGGCTACAAAAGCGAGTTCGCCCGAGGCAACCTCAAAGAAGGCCAGGCCATGAGCTTTAACCTGCGTCTCAAGGCCACCGGCTCAGTCGTCTTTGGCAAGGCCTGGGAAAACAGCCTGGACATCAAAATGGTGCCCATGGGCCGCGCCATGCTGGCCACCATCGAGACACGGCGAAAAGACTTCGCCGAATTCGCCCGCAGCGCCAATCTGCCACCCGTCGAAGGTCGCGTACTGGATACAGACCCCAATCTGCCCGTCACCCACATCACCCGGGCCGAGGCCGAGCAATTCTGCCGCTGGCTGACGGATCGTGAGCGTGGCAAAGGCCTGCTGGAGCCCGACCAGGAGTACCGCCTGCCCACCGACGATGAATGGAGCATGGCCGCCTACCTGCCCCGTGAAGTCGGAGCCACTCCGGCCGACCGCAGCAACCGCATCGAAGGCATCTACCCCTGGGGATTCACCGCCGCCCCAACGACCAAAGTCGCCAACCTGTTCGACAAATCGGCTGACCCCACCGGCAAAAAATCTGTGCTCGGTTACGACGATGGCTCCGCCGCCCTGGCCCCTGTGGCCAGCTTGCGCGCGGATAGCCGTGGCCTTTTTGACCTTTCGGGCAACGTCTGGGAATGGGTTTCCGATCCCTGGGATGCCGCAAGCCCCGAAGGCGTCGCCCGCGGAGCAGCCTTCACCACCTCGGAGCGCCAACAGCTCCTTGCCTCCTACCGCCGCAAGGTCTCCCCTGCCGCCCGCGAGGCCGATGTCGGTTTCCGCATCTTGCTCAGCGGTTCCGGTCTCAGCGCCCGAGATGATGAGTAA
- a CDS encoding nuclear transport factor 2 family protein, with protein MRFLSALWLSLLLTACSPAAPADQPEIESFLQRYFSTWSAKDMTGYQACFHPTARISFVGAKGQTDSQGLTDFIHGQKLGHERSPEPMIEVPTDMKISGDTRVAQAAVRWKLTKGREIVTGTDYFTLVKTPEGWKIASLVFYND; from the coding sequence ATGCGTTTCCTCTCTGCTCTTTGGCTCAGCTTGCTGCTCACTGCTTGCAGCCCGGCGGCCCCCGCAGACCAGCCCGAGATCGAATCCTTCCTGCAGCGTTATTTTTCCACCTGGTCTGCGAAGGACATGACCGGTTACCAGGCCTGCTTTCACCCCACAGCCCGCATCAGTTTCGTCGGGGCCAAAGGCCAGACCGACAGCCAAGGCCTCACGGATTTCATCCACGGTCAAAAGCTCGGGCATGAACGCTCGCCCGAACCCATGATCGAGGTGCCCACCGACATGAAAATCTCCGGCGATACCCGTGTGGCCCAGGCTGCCGTCAGGTGGAAGCTGACCAAAGGCCGTGAAATCGTGACGGGCACCGACTACTTCACGCTCGTCAAGACACCCGAAGGCTGGAAGATCGCCAGCCTGGTTTTCTACAACGACTGA
- a CDS encoding DUF423 domain-containing protein, whose product MQPDTLRFRLSAFLGLTSIWLGASGAHGKLHDAMLAAGTLENWKTGVSYHLPHAILLATLALAGAAGGKRGTWAWNFLFAGVLLFSGSLYLHAVTQTKWLVYVTPFGGVFMMLGWLLLLLARWRRA is encoded by the coding sequence ATGCAACCAGACACGCTACGTTTCCGGCTCTCCGCCTTCCTGGGGCTCACCTCCATCTGGCTGGGTGCATCGGGTGCCCATGGAAAGCTCCATGATGCCATGCTCGCCGCAGGCACCTTGGAAAACTGGAAGACGGGTGTCAGCTACCACCTGCCGCATGCCATCCTCCTTGCCACCCTGGCCCTGGCAGGTGCGGCTGGAGGCAAACGCGGCACCTGGGCCTGGAACTTTCTGTTTGCTGGCGTGCTTCTGTTCAGCGGCTCTCTGTATCTGCATGCAGTCACGCAGACAAAATGGCTGGTTTATGTCACCCCCTTTGGCGGGGTCTTCATGATGCTGGGCTGGCTGCTCCTGCTGCTGGCCCGCTGGCGTCGTGCGTGA
- a CDS encoding ParB/RepB/Spo0J family partition protein: MRPPALAQPAPGDVVNRVGLEQIVPSPLQPRKEFVQEQLAELMESIKEHGIIQPLIVRQVNGKLELIAGERRFRASRELGLKEVPVIVREASDKDVLEMALIENLQREDLNPIEEARAYERLAKDFSMRQEDIAQRVGKNRATVANTMRLLDLASPVQNLLSTGKLSTGHAKVLLTLKDAENQERAADEIVKKGLTVRAAEKLASGILNPPPPKPVLGDNEVNSAIDSVEQRLMHHLTTNVSVRHAEKKGHIEIDYYGVEDLNRLLSLMGVPEEQVEE, from the coding sequence TTGCGTCCGCCAGCCCTGGCCCAGCCTGCGCCTGGGGATGTGGTCAATCGCGTCGGTCTGGAACAGATCGTCCCCAGCCCCCTCCAGCCTCGCAAGGAATTCGTGCAGGAGCAGTTGGCAGAATTGATGGAGTCCATCAAGGAGCATGGCATCATCCAGCCGCTGATTGTCCGTCAGGTGAACGGCAAGCTGGAACTCATCGCGGGTGAGCGCCGTTTCCGCGCCTCCCGTGAACTCGGTCTCAAGGAAGTACCGGTCATCGTCCGTGAAGCGTCTGACAAAGACGTGCTGGAGATGGCGCTGATCGAAAACCTGCAGCGCGAAGACCTCAACCCCATTGAAGAAGCCCGCGCTTATGAGCGCCTCGCCAAGGACTTCTCTATGCGCCAGGAAGACATCGCTCAGCGTGTGGGTAAAAACCGCGCCACGGTGGCCAACACCATGCGCCTGCTGGATCTCGCCTCCCCTGTCCAGAATCTCCTCTCTACTGGCAAGCTAAGCACCGGCCACGCCAAAGTCCTGCTGACCCTGAAGGATGCCGAAAACCAGGAACGTGCCGCAGACGAGATTGTCAAAAAAGGCCTCACCGTCCGTGCTGCTGAAAAGCTGGCCAGCGGCATCCTTAACCCGCCACCGCCAAAACCGGTGCTGGGCGACAATGAAGTCAACAGCGCCATCGATTCTGTGGAGCAGCGCCTCATGCACCACCTGACGACGAATGTCTCCGTGCGTCATGCCGAGAAGAAAGGCCACATCGAGATTGATTACTACGGAGTCGAAGATCTCAACCGCCTGCTTTCGCTCATGGGCGTGCCTGAAGAGCAGGTGGAGGAATAA